A genomic region of Vitis vinifera cultivar Pinot Noir 40024 chromosome 7, ASM3070453v1 contains the following coding sequences:
- the LOC100249180 gene encoding uncharacterized protein LOC100249180: MMFRQSPRRNQRSKGFKVKHAVQICLLLGICIWLIYQVKSSYEKKAAFDKSSQISGKVQNGNEIPKLGRKDLNPQLEERGIKDDMQRGEEEEEENRTEEEPSKPEENEDIGKGGGDDEVHEGRNEEDAENKGDSVDGEKEGEDRKEEGEETESKGEENEESREKETKEEESEDGQQKEMRDEDSEENKEKEATVEDSEVSKENEKQEESEDSKENEKQEESEDSKEKESDEKENENKETKEEEGSEEKNMEGNEGSSEDQANDARDSNNEGAREEHYKGDDASSEVAHEAQHTTTGTENDASENSNEDQPDNKSTDGTEQENTANSTEGSEVNQNEAVDENNASIVKSNEESASEDGSSATLTTKESNEEQQVYTDSTTVIAETVDNPNPQGDESTLKTVVMAQLEESNTASNGENPTTTENPEAANGEPSTDENSTTSTNNEHDDASHSKTDTNSETEGAEESTTSSNRSGDEDANKEEPADSSNSQEVASSNTNANEHDDASHSRTDANYGTEGAEESTTSSNKNGDEDANKKEPADSSNSQEEASSNTNANEDSVQGEKSDSNSGTEGTDEKVISLKTDENSDADQKEAVDSSNSSSTQGEEAASEANNNADAGQNDSSDSSIPQEEKEARTDLGTLPEMSTQSTNSEDTAAE; the protein is encoded by the coding sequence ATGATGTTCAGGCAATCACCTCGGAGGAACCAGAGATCCAAAGGTTTTAAGGTAAAGCATGCGGTGCAGATATGTCTTTTGCTTGGAATCTGCATCTGGCTGATTTACCAAGTCAAGAGCTCCTATGAGAAGAAGGCAGCATTTGATAAAAGTTCACAAATCTCAGGGAAGGTACAGAATGGCAATGAGATCCCGAAGTTGGGGAGGAAGGACCTCAATCCTCAATTGGAGGAAAGGGGCATTAAAGATGATATGCAAAGgggggaggaggaggaagaagaaaacaggACTGAGGAAGAACCAAGCAAGCCTGAAGAGAATGAGGATATAGGAAAAGGGGGTGGGGATGATGAGGTACATGAAGGGAGAAATGAAGAGGACGCTGAGAATAAAGGTGATTCTGTGGATGGAGAGAAGGAGGGGGAGGACAGAAAAGAGGAGGGTGAAGAGACTGAAAGTAAAGGGGAGGAGAATGAAGAGAGCAGGGAGAAGGAAACCAAAGAGGAGGAGAGTGAAGATGGCCAACAAAAGGAGATGAGAGATGAGGACAGTGAAGAGAACAAAGAGAAGGAAGCCACAGTGGAGGATAGTGAAGTGAgtaaagagaatgaaaaacaaGAGGAGAGTGAAGACAGcaaagagaatgaaaaacaaGAGGAGAGTGAAGACAGCAAAGAGAAGGAGAGTGACGAGAAGGAGAATGAAAATAAGGAAACCAAAGAGGAAGAAGGCAGtgaggaaaaaaatatggaaggGAACGAAGGTTCATCAGAGGATCAGGCAAATGATGCACGTGACAGCAACAATGAGGGCGCAAGAGAGGAACATTACAAGGGGGATGATGCTTCCAGTGAAGTGGCCCATGAAGCTCAACATACAACAACAGGAACTGAGAATGATGCTTCAGAGAACTCGAATGAGGATCAGCCAGACAACAAAAGTACTGATGGGACAGAGCAGGAGAATACAGCCAATAGCACTGAGGGTTCGGAAGTCAACCAAAATGAGGCAGTTGACGAGAACAATGCTTCAATTGTGAAGTCCAATGAAGAGAGTGCATCGGAAGATGGCTCCAGTGCTACTTTGACAACCAAAGAATCTAATGAAGAGCAGCAGGTCTACACAGATTCTACAACAGTCATTGCAGAAACAGTAGATAATCCAAATCCTCAAGGAGATGAATCAACCCTGAAAACTGTTGTAATGGCACAATTGGAGGAATCCAACACAGCTTCCAATGGCGAGAATCCCACCACCACAGAGAATCCAGAGGCAGCTAACGGAGAACCCTCTACAGATGAAAATTCTACAACTTCAACCAACAACGAGCATGATGATGCAAGTCACAGCAAGACTGACACTAATTCTGAAACAGAAGGAGCAGAAGAGAGTACTACATCCTCCAATAGAAGTGGGGACGAAGATGCAAACAAGGAAGAACCAGCTGATTCTTCAAATTCCCAAGAAGTGGCATCCTCAAACACAAATGCCAATGAGCATGATGATGCAAGTCACAGCAGGACTGACGCTAATTATGGAACAGAAGGAGCAGAAGAGAGCACTACATCCTCCAACAAAAATGGAGATGAAGATGCAAACAAGAAAGAACCAGCTGATTCTTCAAATTCCCAAGAAGAGGCATCCTCAAACACGAATGCCAATGAAGACTCTGTTCAGGGTGAAAAATCCGACAGCAATTCTGGAACAGAGGGGACAGACGAAAAGGTCATATCCTTGAAGACTGATGAAAATTCTGATGCAGACCAAAAAGAAGCAGTTGATTCCTCTAATTCTTCGAGCACCCAGGGAGAGGAGGCAGCGTCAGAGGCAAATAACAATGCTGATGCAGGGCAGAATGATTCGAGTGATTCTTCCATCCctcaagaagaaaaagaggcTCGCACAGATCTGGGGACTTTGCCAGAGATGAGTACCCAAAGTACTAACAGTGAAGATACAGCTGCAGAGTGA
- the LOC100250749 gene encoding cytochrome c oxidase subunit 6a, mitochondrial, giving the protein MAMAMVRSGLRTALRSRTPAAAPKRNYSSSAGHDDARETAKWEKITYLGIATCTVLAVVNLSKGHPHHEEPPRYDYLHIRNKEFPWGPDGLFETKQHH; this is encoded by the exons ATGGCGATGGCGATGGTGAGATCTGGTCTTCGAACAGCTCTTCGAAGCCGCACGCCGGCGGCTGCCCCCAAGAGGAACTATTCTTCCTCTGCTGGCCACGACGATGCCC GTGAGACTGCAAAATGGGAGAAGATTACTTACCTTGGCATTGCTACATGCACTGTCTTAGCTGTTGTTAACCTATCAAAGGGTCATCCCCACCATGAAGAACCCCCT CGGTATGATTATTTGCACATTCGTAATAAGGAGTTTCCCTGGG GTCCAGATGGTCTTTTTGAGACGAAACAGCACCATTGA